TTTAGTTTACCTTTTAATTCAGAAGTTGATTCATCTGATTCTAAAGCATCTCTATTGATATTTGCTAAATTCAGTGGCAGTGCAGTGGTTTCAGTCAAATGGGGCATGGGAATGAACTTATTCCTACAATAATTATTTTTCAATATAGGGTATATTGTTATCTTTGAGATATTACGGGAATGTACCACCAGAAATGCTGTTGTCTTGCATGATATTCTTATTTGAGGATTCCTAGCAAGTAACGTTTTGATGTTTGTATTGGTGATTTTATGATCCAGGCAAGAGCCAACTAGCAAATGCACCATATGCCATATTTTAACTGTCAGAAATGCCCTTGTCTCTTATATTATAATTATATTCTGATCCCTGGATTGTTTGCAAGTGATTATTCTTACTTTATGTTTATATATGGGTGAACTTATGACATATGCAAGAGCCAACTAACAAATGTGCCATCTTGCCATATCTTTATATCTAATTGTGAGTTCTGTCTCAAATTTCATAGCCGAGGAAAGAAAATAGGCATACATTTCACAGTAATACTGATGTTCATGTTCTTTTCGGATGTTCAAGTAGACTAGTCATGATACCTTCTCTATAAAAAAGAATCGATGTTTTGATAGCACGACTGCTCATCATGCTTACACATGATAATGAAGGATTGTTTTCTGTTGTAATTTGGCGTGATAACAATGCAGTTGGTTATTTCTGTTGCCAGATCCAGAAGGGAAGTTCCAAGCTCTAGAGAAGTATGGTATCGACATGACAGAACTAGCTCGGCGTGGAAAACTTGATCCTGTTATAGGACGTGATGATGAAGTGCGCCGATGCATTCAAATCCTTTGTAGAAGAACTAAAAATAATCCTGTAATTATTGGCGAGCCAGGAGTTGGCAAAACTGCGATTGCGGAAGGGTGATTACTTGTTCTTctcatatttttctttattttgtaGAGAATTCTGAATGTGTAGTTTGCAACGTGTTATTCGCTTACTTCTGGATCTTCTGTAGCGTACCTACAACTTATAACATATTCTGAAGACGCATTCTGAAGACGCATTGAAAAATTGCTTTGCGTTTGTTGCATGCAGATTGGCTCAGCGCATTGTGCGGGGAGATGTTCCTGAGCCTTTACAAAATAGAAAGGTATTAATTTTTTAGTTTTACCTTAAAATGCATATTTGATTTTACCTCTTGAGGATGGAAACCTTGCCCTTTTATGATTGTATGTGTTTCTCGAAATCATGTCATTGTCTAGGATGGCAGTGTTGCATTTGTTTCTTATTTCTAGCAAACAACCAATCAGTTCAAGGAGGTGTTCCTGCAAGTAGTAACCAACAATGAGGTTGCATTTATGGCCTGAGCTACACAAATAGgtttatctttttttctttttctttagtgGGTATAGGAGGATGTGCAGGGCTAGCAAGGAAAGCAAGTTGGAAAAAAGCAATAATCAAATAAGAGTTTTGCttccgtaccccccccccccccccccctagagtTTTGCAAGGAAAGTTGGAAAATAATCATATGAAGAGATTAAATTGGCTGTTCATTCTGATTCCACACATATGCAATATTTCAGCTTATTTCGTTGGACATGGGAGCATTACTTGCTGGTTCCAAATATCGTGGTGAATTTGAAGAGAGACTTAAGGCTGTTCTGAAGGAGGTCACTGCTTCTAATGGACAAATCATCTTGTTCATTGATGAGATTCACACTGTTGTTGGTGCAGGTATGTATGTCTATGTATGCCATCAGCCATTCGCATGTTGAGCTTTATTGAAGTCGAGCTCTAAAATGGTACTAGATTGGTAATTCTCTATACAGTTGTGATAGTAAGCAGAGAGCGAAAGTAGTAATCTTAGCTCCTGGGCCGCCTGAAACACTGATACTTGCAAAGCTGGGTATATGCGGTATGGTATCAATACCGTATCTGAACAAGTATTGGAAATATCGATATTATGAATAAAGGAAAAGAAATCCAGATACATGTTGGATACTTGGTGGACTATCTCAGCATGTCACCCACTGTTTCTCTTGCAGATCCCTAATCCTATGGCATATAATTTATAAATTAATCAGCGTATTGCCAAATTTTGGAATAATTTATCTGCGTGCCATAAACATATCTGTATTGATGCCGCATAAGTCCCAACTAGCGCAACCTTCCTATATTATGCTGTTTGACTTGTGAGTATTATTGTCCTTGGACCTTAATTCTCTTTTCTGTTACAGGAGCCACTGGTGGGGCAATGGATGCTGGTAACCTGTTGAAACCAATGTTAGGCCGTGGGGAACTCCGTTGCATTGGGGCAACAACATTAGATGAGTACAGGAAGTACATTGAGAAAGATGCTGCTCTTGAACGTAGGTTCCAGCAGGTTTACTGTGGTGAACCGGCAGTTGTGGATACAGTTTCTATACTACGTGGCCTGCGAGAGCGGTATGAGCTGCATCATGGTGTTAAGATATCAGATGGTGCTCTTGTTGCTGCAGCTTCCTTATCAGATCGCTACATCACTGGACGTTTTTTGCCTGACAAAGGTACTGCATATACTATATTATGGAACAACTATCGGGAGCTAGGGGCTAATTCGTTCTTTGTCTTGTATGTATTTATCTTTCCGTGTGCAGCTATTGATCTAGTTGATGAAGCGGCAGCTAAATTGAAAATGGAGATTACATCAAAACCTATTGAATTGGATGAGGTCGACAGGGAAATCATAAGGTTTGAAATGGAGAAGCTTTCATTGAAGAATGATACTGACAAAGCCTCCAAAGAACGACTAAGCAAGCTTGAAGCTGAACTAGAATCCCTCAAGCAGAAGCAGAAAAACCTTTCAGAACACTGGGAGTATGAGAAATCGTTGATGACTCGTATAAAATCAATTAAGGAAGAGGTAGGTGCATGCATGTTCTGCTCTTCTGTGTTTTTTTTGCCACATTTGTGTCTTTAATTCTCGATCTTTTATCTGTGGTAGATTGACAGAGTTAACCTGGAGATTGAAGCCGCTGAGAGAGAATATAATTTGAACCGTGCTGCTGAACTCAAATATTCAACGCTTTTGACACTACAAAAACAGCTGGATGAGGCTGAGGAAAACCTTACTGAATTCCAGCAGTCAGGAAAGTCGATGCTTCGAGAAGAGGTGACGGATGTTGATATTGCTGAGATAGTTAGCAAGTGGACTGGTATTCCAGTGTCAAATCTTCAACAATCGGATAGGGAAAAGCTACTGCTACTGGAGGATGTACTCCACAAGAGGGTTATTGGCCAAGATATTGCAGTCAAGTCAGTAGCCAATGCAATCCGTCGTTCTAGGGCAGGCCTATCGGACCCTAACCGTCCAATAGCGAGCTTCATGTTTATGGGCCCTACAGGTGTAGGCAAGACTGAGCTGGGAAAGACGCTAGCTGAATTCCTTTTCAACACTGAAAATGCCTTAATACGGATTGACATGAGTGAGTACATGGAGAAACATGCTGTTTCTCGCTTGGTTGGAGCACCACCGGGGTACGTCGGTTATGAGGAAGGGGGACAACTTTCAGAAGCTGTTCGCCGCAGGCCTTACTCTGTCGTTCTGTTTGATGAGATTGAGAAGGCACACCAAGATGTCTTCAACATCCTGTTGCAACTGCTGGACGATGGAAGAATAACTGATTCCCAGGGCAGAACAGTGAGCTTCACTAACTGTGTGATCATCATGACCTCGAACATTGGTTCACCACTGATTCTAGACACCCTCAGAAACACAACAGACAGCAAGGATGTGGTGTATGAGGTAATGAAAAAGCAGGTGACGGAGATTGCTCGACAGACATTCCGACCAGAGTTCCTGAACAGGATAGATGAATACATTGTGTTCCAACCACTGGACTCAACAGAGATAAATCGCATTGTGGAGATACAGGTAAATGCCTTATAATTACTTGCATGCAAATTTGCTTGAGTCACGGAACTAAATTCTAGTTGTATTCCACTGTTTGGCTTTCGTTGACCTGATCGCAATTGTAAATGTGTCGGACTTGCAGCTGAACCGGGTCAAAAACAGGCTGCTGCAACAGAAGATTCACCTTGAGTACACACCGGAAGCTGTGGAGCATCTCGGCGCTCTTGGCTTTGACCCTAACTACGGTGCCAGGCCCGTCAAGAGGGTGATCCAGCAGATGGTGGAGAACGAGATAGCTCTCGGTGTCCTCAAGGGTGACTTCAAGGAAGACGATACCGTTGTCGTGGATGTAAGCTCCGTGTCGATAGCCAAAGGCTTTGCTCCAAAGAAGCAGCTGGTCCTTCAGAGGCTAGAAAACGGAAGCACAGAGTTGGTTGCCAAAGACGGAAGCGCAGAGTTGGTTGCCAATGACTGAGGCGTGAGAACTTTAGCGTATCTTTCGTTAGGTTCAATGTTTATGTAGTGATAGCCTTTCACCAGGAAATGCATGAACCAGAAGACGGCACATCAGCTTGTTCGCTTGTTCTGGTTTCGTGGAATCCCCAGAATTGTGTCTTGCATGGCTCAGGTCCAGTCGGGTCTGTTTGGGTCCGCATGGACAAAATACGTACAAATGGACACGGTGTTTTTTTTATCCATTTTTGGTTCAAATTTGAGCCTTGTTTGTGTCGGCGTGGACACCTTTGTCCTCCTTTGGCCCGCATGTGGAGGGGACGCCTACCCCAGTTCCCATCTCTCCCCAAAACCCTCACATTGCAATAAATAACTGAGGGTGGCAGACCGCAATAAGAAAAAAGGGCACCTTCTGGTTGCCTGCGATTGCGCTTCAGATATCGATCTACACTGGAGCTCGCTGCTACTGGACACCGCGGACGTGATACAACTATCAAATCCACCGCGGATGGATTGATCTACGTTAATCAGCATACCATTACTCAATTCCACCCACGGGGCATGGCTCCTAGCTAACGTTACCAAATCAAACCCGGCGGTGACCCTGGCGGTGGAGTTCCCGGCGGCTAGTGAAGCCATGAGCGAGGGGGATTTCTTCGGGGGCCCAGCCAGCAAGCTGGATTGGGAATCCATCAAGAGGAGTCGAGGCGTATCCTCCGGCGATCTCCAGATCGGGAGACCTGCTGGAGGCGAATGAAGTTGCGTGCAAAGGAGCTGATGGACGGGATCCCAGGTGAGATTCGCTTCCATCAGAAGGGGAGAGTGGCGGCCGAAAAAGGCAACAGCGACAATCAGGAGGTACTGCCATATATTAGGAGATCTTCTCCAAAGGAAGTGCTCCCGTCCAGAGTAGGATTTGTGGATTTGAGTATTAATGTTTTGGAAAGAAATGCTGCTGATCAGATTCCTAGAGAGATTTTCTCGTTGAGAATTATAGAAAAGGAAGAGGGAAATCAGGGGAGGGCTTTTATCTGCACATTTAGGGGGAAGAGAGAAATTAGGGGGATTTTAAGTAGGAAACTGCTCTTTCAAGACCCATTATTTTTCTTTAAATGCACGAATTTCGTCCCGTTTGTGGCGAGGAGACACTATTATAACACCGAGGGGGATTGCTCGAGGTCCGCAGTTCATCATACAGGAAAAAAGCCTCTGTCTTCCTATCGGGTTTTCTTGTCTAGACCTGCTAGTTTGGTGAAAAGGGGAGAGATGGAGAGGAAAGGGGAGACGGAGGAGGTAGGAAAGAGCTCCGGAAGTGTGCCTGCCATTATGGAGAAGAATCTTCCTGCTCCGGCCTCCTCGCCTGAGGGCGTGGGGAAGACATCGCCGAGGCGGCCATGTGGAGATGGCTCCCCTCTGATCATCGACATGGAGGCCGCGCGGAGAGCGGTCAGAGGATGCTTGGTGGTAGGGCGATTCCTCTCGCCTTTCCAAGTTAATCCTCGGATCCTCGTCGACGACCTTCGTTCATCGTCGGCCTGGAGGTTGCAAGGCGGGGTCACTGTTCAGGAGGTGGCCAGCGCCGACGGGAGGTTCATCCTCAACTTCTCCAACGACGTAGACAGACGTTTCGTGTTGAAGGCCCAGCCATGGCACCACAACCGCGATGGGATCATCTTCGCCGAGTTCGACGGCAAGGGCGACCCAGCGGGGGTGGACCTTGGATCCATGGCTATATGGACCCAGGTTCGTGACCTACCATTTGAGCTTAAAACTGAGGATGTGGGTCGGTCTCTGGGGGGCAACTCGGTGAAGTGATCACCGTTTCACACCAGGATCATTTGATTGTTGAGAAGTACTTGCGTGTGCGTGTGAAAATCCCACTATATGAGCCAATCAAGAGTAGGGTAGAATTCACCCCTTTAGGTAGTAAAGAAAAGCAACAGTTTGATGTTCGCTATGAAAAATTGTCATCGTATTGTGAATGCTGTGGGCTGATAGGACATATGTCAGAGAGGTTTTGTAGTATCCCTAAGGAGAGTAGAATAGCTAAATTTGCAAAAAATCTCAGTGTAGAGGCTTACTGGAAAGGTCAAACAGCTAGTAGAAGAGCTATGTTTACTGGTTATAGTAACAATAGCATTGTCCAGGGCCACCGAAGGAATGGTGGTCAAAGTAACCAAAGCTGTAAATGATCTCACTGTGCAAGAAAAAGGGGCTGCGTCGTCCACGGCGACGACTATCCTGATGACTGGAGGTCAAGTCCAGGGAGGGCTTTCGCTCGGCCAGGAGGGCCGGGGTCATACGCCCTCCCTGCCGGCTTCGCTCGGAGCGGCTTCAGACCAGGCGGTCCGGACTGGAGGGCCGCCCGTCCACGCTAGCCTTGGCCAGGAGGGCCAGGGTTTAGCGGTAAGGGGGGCTTCCAACAAGGGAGTGCAGCAGCTCGGCCAGGTGGGCCGACCCCCTGTTGCATCTGCGAGcttcttgggggggggggagtgtccCTGGTCAGGAGGACCGGGGGACAGCTCCAGTCCCTGTTCCCGCCACTAGCCAAGGCCAGGAGGGCCAAGGGCAGGTGGCGATGACTGCTCACCCCACTGCTGTTGTGTCTGGCCAGGAGGGCCAGGATGGGGTGATGGTGGGGTTTGAAAACCCGTCAATCGAgtctgctgctgctttggctgggTTCCAGCCGAGAGTTACTGGCTAGGAGGGTCAGGAGGTCATGCAGCTGGGTAATTCTGAACATTTGCTCTTTAAACCCAGCGTGCTGGAGGCTCTTTCGGGAGCCGTTGCTGCAAGACTAGCTACTCAAAACGCAACTGATAACCCAATTTTCACTTTCAATGCTTCAAAGAATTCCATGCAGGGCAAAATAAAAGGAAAGGGAAGGAAGGGAAAGAGGGGAGGAGGAACTAGGTGTTCAGAGGAAGCACGCACAAACATCATAGGTAAAAAAAGAAACCTATTTGAAGCCCCAGCAGATGGTAGTGAGCAGGATTTCTCTTTTGAGAAAGCCCATGGATAGTTATGAGCGTATGCTGTACGGGGATATAAATGTATCTTCTAAGAGAGTGTGTACGGGTAGAGTGGAAATAGTGAGAGATGGGAATGGGGTGATAACACACGTAGCTAAAGAGGCTGAGGAGAAATAAGACGTTGTCGGGCAGCAGGGAAGGGAATCGGTTGGAGATGATGGCGCATCGGCGGCCTCCGAAGAGGAGGTACGCCAGTTCAAATGAAAATAATCGGTTGGAACTGTCGTGGTATGCTCTCTCCCACGGCAGTTCGCGAGCTCTTGGACCTACAGGAGCGCACCAAAGCGGAGTTAATTTTCCTTTCAGAGTCTCATTTGAATAAATGTAAAGCTGATGAGCTTCGTCGTGTTTTGAGTTTTGATTCTATGTTTGTAGTGGAGAGTGATGGCCGAGCAGGTGGCTTTGTCTTGTTTTATCACAAAGTGAATAAAGTTGATTTGAACTACGTGTCGAATAATTTTATTGATGTTCTTTTTATGAATGGGAATACTATACAGTGGCGTTTCACCGGTTTTTACGGCCATCCGAATTGGAGTGACCGTGCTTTGTCATGGGATGATATTCGAAACTTGTATAATAAGGGCGATCACCCCCGGGTAGTTTTAGAAGATTTTAATGAAATTTTGT
Above is a window of Triticum aestivum cultivar Chinese Spring chromosome 6B, IWGSC CS RefSeq v2.1, whole genome shotgun sequence DNA encoding:
- the LOC123136534 gene encoding chaperone protein ClpB3, mitochondrial codes for the protein MALSAASRLSRAARAAAVARRLAAGSREPLPRALAPLAGETPFSTAAKVSRPSWFAPPMARLPTGAGGGLLLPPRRLFHSTPPARYSASSSSQISPDQFTEMAWEGVAGAVEAARLSKQQIVESEHLMKALLEQKDGLARRIFSKAGIDNTSVLRATDDFIAKQPKVTGDTSGPVVGQSFTLILDKAMRYKKEYGDEFVSVEHMLRAFTADKRFGQQLFEDLQIGENELKEAISAVRGSQRVTDQNPEGKFQALEKYGIDMTELARRGKLDPVIGRDDEVRRCIQILCRRTKNNPVIIGEPGVGKTAIAEGLAQRIVRGDVPEPLQNRKLISLDMGALLAGSKYRGEFEERLKAVLKEVTASNGQIILFIDEIHTVVGAGATGGAMDAGNLLKPMLGRGELRCIGATTLDEYRKYIEKDAALERRFQQVYCGEPAVVDTVSILRGLRERYELHHGVKISDGALVAAASLSDRYITGRFLPDKAIDLVDEAAAKLKMEITSKPIELDEVDREIIRFEMEKLSLKNDTDKASKERLSKLEAELESLKQKQKNLSEHWEYEKSLMTRIKSIKEEIDRVNLEIEAAEREYNLNRAAELKYSTLLTLQKQLDEAEENLTEFQQSGKSMLREEVTDVDIAEIVSKWTGIPVSNLQQSDREKLLLLEDVLHKRVIGQDIAVKSVANAIRRSRAGLSDPNRPIASFMFMGPTGVGKTELGKTLAEFLFNTENALIRIDMSEYMEKHAVSRLVGAPPGYVGYEEGGQLSEAVRRRPYSVVLFDEIEKAHQDVFNILLQLLDDGRITDSQGRTVSFTNCVIIMTSNIGSPLILDTLRNTTDSKDVVYEVMKKQVTEIARQTFRPEFLNRIDEYIVFQPLDSTEINRIVEIQLNRVKNRLLQQKIHLEYTPEAVEHLGALGFDPNYGARPVKRVIQQMVENEIALGVLKGDFKEDDTVVVDVSSVSIAKGFAPKKQLVLQRLENGSTELVAKDGSAELVAND
- the LOC123136535 gene encoding uncharacterized protein, with the protein product MKLRAKELMDGIPGEIRFHQKGRVAAEKGNSDNQEVLPYIRRSSPKEVLPSRVGFVDLSINVLERNAADQIPREIFSLRIIEKEEGNQGRAFICTFRGKREIRGILSRKLLFQDPLFFFKCTNFVPFVARRHYYNTEGDCSRSAVHHTGKKPLSSYRVFLSRPASLVKRGEMERKGETEEVGKSSGSVPAIMEKNLPAPASSPEGVGKTSPRRPCGDGSPLIIDMEAARRAVRGCLVVGRFLSPFQVNPRILVDDLRSSSAWRLQGGVTVQEVASADGRFILNFSNDVDRRFVLKAQPWHHNRDGIIFAEFDGKGDPAGVDLGSMAIWTQVRDLPFELKTEDVGRSLGGNSVK